One Ilumatobacter fluminis genomic window, ACGCCGGCCTGCTGTGTCAGGAACTGATCACCACCCGCCCGACGGACGGCTGATCACGGCAGCGGATCGACAGGGACGTCCGGCGGCGTCCCGGCGTCGGTGAGGGCGAGGCCGCCTGCGGTGACGATGTCGGCGACGGTGGCGCGAAGTGCCTCGGCGTCGCTCGAGCCGAGCAGCGCAACGGCAGCGTCGACGGCGACTCGTGCCTCGCGCACCCCCGGCTCCGAGCGAGCGAACCGTGCGCCGACCTTCTGGAACAGCGCCTCCGACCCGTGGTTGTCGTTGACGTAGTAGCCGACCAACTCGGGGTAGCCGGCTTCCTCAGCGGCGACGCCGATCGCGCCCAGCAGCATCGTGGCGATGCCGCGACGTTGCCATCCCTCATCGGTGCCGAAGGCGACCTCGACCTCGTCGGGTCGCTCCCGCGGCTGCACGTACCGGATGATGCCAATGCCTTCGTCGTCGGTCGACAGGCAGATCCAGGCGAAGTGGTCGACGTAGTCGATGTCGATCAGGTAGTCGAGGATCCGTCGACTCGGGCGGGCGCTCGTGAAGAAGCGGAACCGGAGCGTTTCGGCCGAGGCGCTCCACACCGCTTCATGGTGCCGTTCACGGTCGGTCGGGAGGAGCGGCCGCACCAGCACGGTGGTGCCGTCGCGGAGCTCGATCGGAACCGGACGAGCGTTCACGGCCAGGCGGCGGCTGACGATCAGCTGCAGCCGGGAGCGAACGGTGGGCACGGCCAGCAACGCTTCGAACGCATCGAGGTCGCCGACGAGCACGTCGAGGTCGGAGGTCGCGGCGACCGACGAGGTGCGCGTTCCATCGATGAGCAGGCCGAGTTCGCCGACGATGTCGCCGCGTCCGAGCCGTGCGAGTTCGACCGTGTCGCCGTCACGGCTGGTGTGGACGACGGCCTCACCCGACTCGACGATCGCGAAGATCTCCGCGGCCGTGCCTTCCGCCATCAGCACCTCCCCGGCCTCGAGGCGTCGCGGTCGGAGGGCGTCGGCCAGGTCGGCGAGGTCGACGGCATCGACGCCGTCGAAGAGGGGGAGTTCGAGCAGGCTCATCGTCCGGTCACCGACGCCGAGCCTACGACGACCACCGACCCGGCCGCCCGGCGAAGGCGTGAACGAACTGCGGAACTATTCCGCAGTTTGTTCACGCATTCGGCGGTTGGTTCGGTGGTGGGGGTGGGCGGCGGAGGATGACCACCGACGTCATTGCGGACGCGGCGCCGATCACCACACCCCACGCTCGCGTCCCGGTCAAGTCGGCGAGCACACCGGCGACGGCCGGTCCGGCGGCGACCGCCAGACCCGACACCATGCTGACGGTGCCCATCGCCGCCCCGAGGCGCGAGCGGTCGAACAGCTCGTCGGCGTAGATGCCCCGCAACGGGGACCAGGCGCCGATTCCGAACCCGGCGACGAGCGCGAACAGCGCGGCGACCCACAGGTTGCCAGCGAAGCCGAGTAGGATCACACCGACTGCGACGGACGCGAACGCCAGGCGCGTGACCGTGCGGACGTCCCACCGGGCGAGCATCGACGTCATCGGGAGGCGCCCGACGATCTGGAGTGCGCCGCGGACTCCGGCCACGGTGGCGGCGGTGGCGAGCGGGAGTCCGGCGCCGACCATGAGCGGCACCTGATACACCAGGACGATGCCGATCGCGATCCCGGCGAGCGCCGTCGCGACGAGGAACCGGACGACCTCCGGCCGTCGGAGCGAGATCGGCGCAGCAGACCGGCGAGGCGCAGCGCCCGGTTCGACCCGCTCGCGCACGAACACCGCGGCGACGACGAGCACCACGCCGGCGCCGATCGCCATCGTGCGCAACGCCACACGCCAGCCGAAGGCGTCGACGAGCACCGCGGCGAGGGGGAGGTAGATCGCGCTCGAGAACGCACCGACGATCGTCAGCAGGGCGATCGCACGCGTGCCCTCGCGCGGTGCCGCACGAACCGCCACCGTCTGGGGTCACGTGGTAGAAGGCGAGCCCGGCGAGTGCGGCGCCGCCCGCCACGGCCGTGCCGACGAACACCAGCGGGCTGGTGGCGTACGACGCCGAGACGAGGAACACGGTCGACACCGCGGCGGCGAGCAAGAACACCCACCGCGCTCCGACGGCATCGAGCAGGCGCCCGGCCGGGAGCGCGATCAACCCGCCGAGCGCCGACGAGACGGCGAAGGCACCCGTGACGACCGATTCGGACCAGCCCGTGTCGTCGAGCAACGGATCGAGCAGCACGCCGAACGAGTACGCCCACGTGCCGTACGCCGCGAGCGTGACGACCCCGAGCAGCACGATGTCGGCGTACGGGAACGACGACGCCCGATCGCCACCGACCTCGGCGGCAACGCTGCGACCCGACTCCGCGTCCACGACGCCGATGGTACGGAGCCGGAGCTCGACGTCGATCATGCCGTCCAGGTGAGAGGAGGCGCCGGAAGCATTCAGATACATACATTGATGTATGTATCTGATACGGTCGATCGCGTGGACGACCGGAGGGGACCGACCCGAACCCAGCGAGAGCGCACGAACGCCACGCGGGCCGCGCTCGTCGACGCCACACTCGATCTGCTCGCCGAACGTGGATGGGCCGCCACGACGTCGGTCGCTGCGTGCGAACGTGCCGGGTTGACGCGAGGCGCGCTGGTGCACCAC contains:
- a CDS encoding GNAT family N-acetyltransferase — its product is MSLLELPLFDGVDAVDLADLADALRPRRLEAGEVLMAEGTAAEIFAIVESGEAVVHTSRDGDTVELARLGRGDIVGELGLLIDGTRTSSVAATSDLDVLVGDLDAFEALLAVPTVRSRLQLIVSRRLAVNARPVPIELRDGTTVLVRPLLPTDRERHHEAVWSASAETLRFRFFTSARPSRRILDYLIDIDYVDHFAWICLSTDDEGIGIIRYVQPRERPDEVEVAFGTDEGWQRRGIATMLLGAIGVAAEEAGYPELVGYYVNDNHGSEALFQKVGARFARSEPGVREARVAVDAAVALLGSSDAEALRATVADIVTAGGLALTDAGTPPDVPVDPLP
- a CDS encoding MFS transporter, which gives rise to MAVRAAPREGTRAIALLTIVGAFSSAIYLPLAAVLVDAFGWRVALRTMAIGAGVVLVVAAVFVRERVEPGAAPRRSAAPISLRRPEVVRFLVATALAGIAIGIVLVYQVPLMVGAGLPLATAATVAGVRGALQIVGRLPMTSMLARWDVRTVTRLAFASVAVGVILLGFAGNLWVAALFALVAGFGIGAWSPLRGIYADELFDRSRLGAAMGTVSMVSGLAVAAGPAVAGVLADLTGTRAWGVVIGAASAMTSVVILRRPPPPPNQPPNA